The following is a genomic window from Manihot esculenta cultivar AM560-2 chromosome 9, M.esculenta_v8, whole genome shotgun sequence.
cttcttgacaaataacttcaaatctgcTTCTTTTACCCACCTTGATGATGCCATTGCTTCCTTCAATCATGTAATTCATAAGCATCCTCTGCCTTCTAGGGTTCCATTTAATAAATTCTTATCTGCCCTTGTGAAAATGAAACAATATCACACTGTCCTTTCCATGTCCAAAACAATTGAATTGCTAGGAATCTCTCACGATGTTTATTCTCTTAGcatcttaattaattgcttCAGCCACTTACACCTTGTGGATTTTGGTTTCTCAGTTTTTGGTAAGATGCTCAAATTGGGATTGGAGCCTGACGTTGTGACATTTACTACcttaattaatgggctttgTATAGAGAGTAAAATGGACAAAGCAGTGGAATTTTTTGATGATATGGTTGCTGGAGGTTATCAACCTAATGTTTATACTTTCAATGTGATAGCAAACGGATTGTGTAAATTTGGGAAAACAAATGTGGCTATTGGGCTACTAAAGGGAATGGCTGATAGAGGTTGTGAGCCAAATGTTGTGACATACGGAGCAATCATTGACGCCCTTTGCAAGGATGAGCTAATTGGTGAGGCTTTAGAGCTCTTCTCTCAAATGAGGAATAAGGGCATTTCACCTGATGTCATCACTTACACTGGTTTAATTCATGGTGTTTGCAAATTAGGCCAAAAGAACCAAGCTTTGGCCTTGATGAATGAAATGGTGGAGCAGAAAGGTATAAGCAATTCATTTTTGCttagttattataatttttaataataatgaaactAATGATTATAAACCAGTGTGCTTTAATTGAGAATTGATTTAACAATTATACTACACTATAAATGCAGGGCACAGGATATACAGTCCCAGGATACAAGGTAAGAAAATCACTAGACTTCTACAGCTGTTGGTTGTATGAAATGTCACTAAAATTATAAACAGAAAATTTTATGGGAATTGAGGGAAAAGCAAACGTCCTCTTTGTCAATATAACGGATATATTTTAGTGTTGGACCACCATTTGAGTTATTTATATGGTGCATTTTGCAATACATTTGTGTGGTGTTATGAATGTGAAACACATTGTTTCTTACTGTTTGAGATGTTAGTTAAGTTAGGCAAGAAAAGTTGTTTTGGttgtttcttttctcctttcagcAGTATATAATGAgacattttatgtttttaccacTTTCTAAACCTTGTaatatactttttctttttgcttgatGCATCTTTGTTGAAGTTTTTGTGATTCTGCATCCATGGGAAATGGTTTGTTAGAGAAGGTGGGTTTGACAGGGTACATATTGAGAGGTAGGAAACCGATTGCAAAAAAGATTCAGAACACAAGAATCTATATCAGTTGTTGTTTactttacaaaattaaatttagatctTTCTTCTCTCCTTTTAATCATATCAGATTGGTGTGGGGAATGAGATGAAAATAAAATCTTGGAATGATAGACGATCGGTTGGTAATGTTGCTCTCAAATTCTCCTTTAGCAGGCAGACTATTAAATTTAGCAGCTAACCTAGATGTGTTgatgttaaatattttttaaaaagaaaaaaataaaataaattttgtaaacaaattttttaaaaatatccatttccatataaatttaattaaaaaataaatatttactctttttttttaactttcagACCtcgttattatttataaatactaataattacattgtaaaatttataatttatttttattaatataatttatttaattaatttataatataatattctaATTTACATATAAAATCCACATGTTCACGTCtattttaatggattaaaaaaCTATACAAATatacattatttaaaatattttaatttgatttgtttgattaatttactattttaatttaatttatgttctattaacaaaaataatattaaaattttaatagattgaatattttattacaactattatatgttttaataatttacttatattaagactatcattaataattaaaattctaatactattaaactaacatatcaaaataaaaagttttgaatttttttagtaaGAGTACAGTTttgtgaataatatttttttattatattaaaatcaaattataaataaaataattaataataaatattatacttgttaaaaaattagttacacctttcaaattataaatgtttaaatataatttattattaaatatctataattttacgtagaataaaaatataaaattatttaaaatttattcatatttttcaaattataaattactaagtataatttattactgaaagttactaattttaaataaaataaaaatatattattattattattaattttgaaattcatattgtattaggataaagttttttttaattataatttatatataattggactataataatttttttaagaaaatatatgttaatgataattttattaaataacagATATTagcaaataaaaagttgaatatttcaattgtaataaaaaaattaactaaaatgatatattttcttaattttatttattataatttttttagataacTTTGATTAAATATGTTCATATAATAATGTGATATTAAGATAATAGGAGCCCAAATTTAATTGCCTAtttgcaataataataatatattatataaaaaattaataaagagataaaacaaaaataataataaaatattgtttaatttgtgAAAGTGTGAAATATGGTTGTAGAAAAATAGAGTGGTTTACTTGAGTTTTTGGAATCagagtatttatattttttggaaGGCAAACTCAAAAGTGACGGTTGGGGTTTGATCAATTTTGGTTTATTGGGGTTTGATCTTTGATGAAATTTCTACTCCTCTAGGTTGTTTAGATGTTCCATTGATTGATTCAGTTGAGATGCTTGTGTTTGGATGTTACATAGTTTGAACCAATTCTTATGACCTCCTCAATTTTACCTGTAAGAGCTGCTAGGAGTTTTATTTCCTTGAAAATTGATTAATTCCTCAAGACCTCTAAGCCGGTATACAAATGGGAAGTTGGCGACACTCTCAAGAAATTCCAGGATCGCAAGCTTTATTATCCTTCTTTCAAGGTTCATCCCTTCAGAATCTCACCAAAATTACTTAGCATTTTGTCTTTTCAAATTAgttgtttctttttatttactAAAAATTGTTTCTTCTCTGCAATCTgtattttatatgtgtttttagCTATTTACTAAGAATTGGATACAAGTAGAAGTTTAATCAAGTTTCAGTAATGCAGTTTTAATTGCTTCTATTAATAGCTTCCATTAATAGCATTAGTTTGTTAGATTTCTGTTATAAGTTTGTTAGCTGTGAAGTTAGCTTTTAGTAAGAAGCTAAATTAATTTTCCACCAATGTTAGATGATGAGCTGACAACTCAATTCTTTACTTGTATAAATATCTCACTTATAAATTTTCCCATTCATGAATTGAATATAGAAATTTTCTCTTAATATGGTATCAAAGCAACCAAGGCTCCTGATCGAGAACTTTCTTTATTGAcagttatttttcttcttttttcttcctaaatttctctacaatttccttggatctttttcatttttcatactGATCCTATGAAGATGATTACTAATCCTACTGCTGAAGTTGTTGATTCATCTAATACAGATCTAATTACATCTAAATCTAAGATAGACACggttatttttcttcttccttcttcctaAATTTCTTTGCAATTTCCTTGatcttcttcatttttttatcatttttcataCTGATCCTACGAAGATGACTACTAATCCTACTGCTGAAGTTGTTAAATCATCTAATACAGATCTAATTACATCTCTGAAGTTGTTAAATCATCTAATACAGATCTAATTACATCTAAATCTAAGATAGACAcagttatttttcttctttcttcttcctaaatttcTCTGCAATTTCCTTgatctttttcatttttcatcatttttcaTACTGATCCTACAAAGATGACTAGCTCAAGTTGTTGAATCATCTAATACAGATCTAATTACATCTAAAATTTGAGATTGACATGCTGAATTCTGATTCCCCAAGCCAGATTCTAGTAAGTACTCCTTTGACTGAATTCAATTACCTCTTTTGGAATAGATCTATGATAATTGCTTTGACCGCAAAAGATAAAATAGGATTCATAGATGAAACatgtaagaatttaatttttcatatagtCTACTacgaaaatttattaaaatgcaaaTAGAATTTACGAATAGgtataaattcatttataaatgTTATTTCACAAAATCCACAATGAGTTTTTAATGGtttaataaatagattaaatgGTCCATGCGGATAATatgttaattgaatatttagcaTTACAAATTACCTGAAAGTTAACATAATGAAAAACTCTAATACCCAAAATACTTATGGCACTTGGAGAGAGAAGAGCATTTCCCTACATCATTATCTGTCCAAAGAGAGTGCGACAGAGCAATGAGAGAAAACATCAATTTCTTTGAAAGTATTAAATTTGGTTGCACAAAAATAGGATGGAGCTTTGGAATTAGAGGAACACTTATATTTTGGAGGGCAAACTCAAAGCGGCAATATGGTGATTAATCTGGCTTTGAAAAGGAGATATCTTAACGTCAATTAGACTATATATGAGTCATACCAAAGGTTTTTATGTTCTACTTCTGATTAGATTGTAAAGGAGAGACAGTTTGGCTTCAAGTGGTTTGTTTAGAGATCACGTAGGCAACTAGTTATAGGGTTTTGCCATTGCTTTTCACgtacaaaattaaatataaaagaaagcTTCTTGTTAATAAtcacaaatataattaaatataaaagaaagtTTCTTGTTAATAATCACAAATATTTTCTCTATGCTATAAAATCCCAGTATCATATAATACATCGTCAAGGAACATGCTACTTTAACGATTCAAGCTGAGTAGGTAGCGAAATGCTAAAAGGAAAAGCTATGGTGAAGTACATGCCTATAAAAATGTACACTTCTCCATATTCAGTTTAGTACTCTAgttataaatgttttatcaaaaaaatttgattttattattcaaaatttaaaatttaaaatataaatataaactaatgTAAATATTTGGATTATTTATCATTGTCCGAACCATTCtgcatccatttaattttacaaacagatTCTATATCCGTTTACAATTCCAAacatatccatttaattttactagCGGATTACTTATCCTTTTGCGAATTAGtttgtatctatttaattttacaaaccgATTAAAATCCATTTGCCAATCAATttgtatccatttaattttacaaattataCATTTCTTTGTGATCATtttatatccatttaattttataaatacattctatatttatttatattcatttaattttataaacggaTTATATAGTCATTTGCGAATTagtttgtatttatttaattttacaaacagatTATGCGTCCATTTGCAAATCACTgtgttcatttaattttattaacggATTACATGTTTATTTGTGAATCAGTTtgtatcaatttaattttataaataggttATATATCCGTTTGAAAATCAGTTTGtttcctttaattttataaacggatcaaacatttttttatgaagcaatttgtatccatttaattttacaaatggatTATACGTCCCTTAATGAATATCTTAGTGTCTATTTAACTTACAAACAAATTAtatatctatttaaaaattaatttgtatttatttatttttaaaacggAGTGTACATCTATTTACACATCCATCAGTGTcggtttataaaatttttacaaataaattacacatctatttataaatcaatttgtgatgagttgcaaaacttatcattttctttatattaaatttcataattttgctatgattttaatataaaaatttaatttttatttgaaatttgattttggacagattttgagctaaaaatgaggaaaataactaaaaaaagactatttttagagtttttttatGATTGCAAGGTACAGCCTGCTCAAGGCTGTAATCCAAGCCAACAAACAGATTCCATGATTACTGTTTTACCAGCTGTTCAGAATTCAAAACTGATTTAAATATATGTAAATAAAATCATATCAAGATTATGATAAAAGTCATCATAAGAGTAGtagatttattttactttttatgttaaattatgaataattattttttatttagaaaaaacttGTATAAAGGTTGCTCTAGAAGTAGAATTTACCATCTCTTCTCATCATCTCCTCTCTTTTTCGGTTCCTTCTTAGCCAAATTCttattattcttctttttctttcaattttttgcaattttattataactTTTATAGGCTAAACTCTCTTATTCAGTTAAAAgttaatcaaattgaaattcatttaaaattatgagattATGTTCTTAATatctgtttattttatttttatttttaattaatttctattttttaagaaTACCACCCCATgattattcttttaaaattcaaaaggacTATTGAATCTCCTAGGAAGACATTGTTATTTAATCCAAGTaaatttaattgggttaatacaagtagcaattagcatATTCTTTATGTTaagtaattaattgatttggtttaaataatttgcttactattattgatcaagtttgagtTATTCTCTTCTTACagcagttaattaattaaatctacacgtttAATGGagttattaattaactaaaaattaatttaagcgttATGTGGATTAATGTAGAAAGAATTAATGAGATTCGTTTGTTTGAACACTATAACTAATAACTATCTTTTTAATCAATGATGAACTGCAAaccttttaattttgattattttcagctgaattttaatttaattatttatttcatcattttaattgtattattttcttctttaagttttctttttaaatcaatttctcCAATAAcgattttattcttttcttttttttttatttaaactattCTTTTATCCTCCTTGTCATCTAATTCAAATGAAGTTAAGGTATATTTAGATCAAAACCCTATctgcatattttttttttaaattaagtaaaaGGAAATCACTTTTAATTAACGGATTTAACGTCTGTTTGTATCCATTGAATTTTACAAATGGATTTTATACTTGTTTACAAATCTATTtacatctatttaattttacaaacatattatatatctatttataaattaaattatatttatttaattttataaatgtatCACTCGAATACATTTATGTCTAATGCTAAAtatgtgaaaaaaaataatatatcaattttatatttaatctttatgttaatttatattttaattaaatttatttatttttttaattttaatttaatacttgATAAGTTGTAAAATTcactatttttttcatattaaatttcattttgttatgattttgatataagCAATTGatttttacttaattttgattttggatTGGTTTTGAGccgaaaataagaaaataaataaaaaaatactgttTTAGAACTTTTTCTGATTACAAGGTACAACTTTACCCAAAATTATGATCTAATTTTGATGGATAGATTGCAATATTTCTGGTTTGTCGATTGTAGAGAGTTCAAAACTGTTTTCAGATGCAAATACAATCAGatcaaaattaagataaaaattatcATAAGAGTAGtagttttattttactttttcttttaaatggtgaataattatctttatatttaagaaaattctATATAAAGGCTGGTTTAGAAGTAGATCTCTCATCTATTCTCCTCTTCTCCACACCCTCTTTTCAGTTTCTCTTAAGCCGAGCACTCCTTccccttcttttattttttgtaattttgttaTAACCTTTAGAGGTTAAACTCTTTCATTCAATTGAAGTTAATCAAGTTGAGGTTTAATTAAGTTATgagattttgtttttaatttttgttcatctcaatttcttttttcaattaatttctattttcgaGTAATAACACCTCCTTTAGAAATTGAAAAGGTCTATTAAATCGGAAAacaatatattgttaattaatctaagtaaatatgaaattatttaattgtgttaatacaaaaaataattagtatatttctttatattaaaaaactaattgaTTTGATTGAAATAATTCGCTTGTTATTATTGATCAATTAGTATATTGGCTTCTTTATgcagattaatttaattttaaataataataggtGGAATTCGCTTATTTAAACATTATAACTAAATGATGGACAATTGagtgaatatttttttaaattaatgcatTTGACGTGGGTTaatagatattaattttaatttttattccatatatatttatttaaattaatcattaaattttaaattttataaattcaccCTCTAATTTAacctttaatatttataaacttaaacttattattaaaattttatttcaatcttttcaattgtaattaaatttatttataaattaatttttaaattaaaaacacataaaaaataaataatgaaaaaaaaattgaaaaactggAGAAACCTCTATTACCTTCCATCACCCATAAATTCTGAAGTTTTATCGCATGCACAGCCCTTATAACTTCCATTTCAATCATTAAGAATAAGATTTCTGAAACATATTAAGATGAAgatttttacaaattttaatcaattttgtatttatttcaacatattttaatcgattcttttttattagttaaattttcttgtgaaatattaatttttttcagtgAAATTGTTAatggttttttaatttaaaagaaatttcaactttaattttaattttaaaaaattaaaagaaagctAGCTCCAAAGCATCCTATGTACTGTTTATGCAGTTTAACCACTTATCCATCATCCTTCTCTATCGACTTCCCAGAAACCATAACCCATCCCCGCTCTACACTATTATAAGGTACTAGTAATGCATTCCTTTACCAGCTGGCAGAGAGCCTTCCTTTTCcgattctctatttcctttcctcATTCCCAATCTCCGATCCATCCCTAAAAACAACTGACGAGagattgatgatgatgatgatgatgatgatgaagatgccttggaggaggaagagcaggagcttccatcttcagctacaaggggcaattggtaccattcaatctccattcctattcttatttaccaattattgccattcttctacttccacacttgaagatgcacgcttcttgacaaataacttcaaatctgcTTCTTTTACCCACCTTGATGATGCCATTGCTTCCTTTAATCATGTAATTCATAAGCATCCTCTTCCTTCTAGGGCTCAATTTAGTAGATTCTTATCTGCCCTTGTGAAAATGAAACAATATCACACTGTCCTTTCCATGTCCAAAACAATTGAATTGGTAGGGATCTCTCACGATGTTTATTTTCTTAAcatcttaattaattgcttCTGCCACTTACATCTTGTGGATTTTGGCTTCTCTGTTTTTGGTAAGATGCTCAAATTCGGATTGGAGCCTACCACTGTGACATTTAATAGcttaattaatgggctttgTATGGAGCGTAAAATCGATAAAGCGGTGGAATTTTTTGATGATATGGTTGCACGTGGTTATCAACCTAATATTCGTACTTTCAATGTGATAGTAAACGGAATGTGTAAATTTGGGAAAACAAACGTGGCTATTGGGCTGCTAAAGGGAATGGCTGATAGAGGTTGTGAGCCAAATGTTGTGACATACAGTGCAATCATTGACGCCCTTTGCAAGGATGAGCTAGTTGGTGAGGCTTTAGAGCTCTTCTCTCAAATGAGGAATAAGGGCATTTCACCTAATGTCATCACTTACACTGGTTTAATTCACGGTGTTTGCAAATTAGGCCAAAAGAACCAAGCTTTGGCCTTGATGAATGAAATGGTGGAGCAGAACATATCACCTGATGTTTATACCTTCAATGTATTGATTGATGCTCTTTGTAAGGATGGAATGGTTTCAGAGGCTCAAAATACATTCAAtataatgattcaaagaggtgtagAGCCTGATGTGGTCACCTACAATTCCTTAATTGATGGTCTTTGCATTTCAGACCAATTCAAGGAAGCTTTGGCCTTGTTGAAAGAAATGGTGGGGAGGAACATATGCCCTAATGTTTTTACCTTCAATATATTGATCGACACTCTTTGTAAGAAAGGATTGGTTTCAAATGCAgagaatataatcaaaataatgattcaaagaggtgtggAACCTGATGTTGTCACTTATAATTCATTGA
Proteins encoded in this region:
- the LOC110607251 gene encoding putative pentatricopeptide repeat-containing protein At1g12700, mitochondrial, translated to MMMMMMMMKMPWRRKSRSFHLQLQGAIGTIQSPFLFLFTNYCHSSTSTLEDARFLTNNFKSASFTHLDDAIASFNHVIHKHPLPSRAQFSRFLSALVKMKQYHTVLSMSKTIELVGISHDVYFLNILINCFCHLHLVDFGFSVFGKMLKFGLEPTTVTFNSLINGLCMERKIDKAVEFFDDMVARGYQPNIRTFNVIVNGMCKFGKTNVAIGLLKGMADRGCEPNVVTYSAIIDALCKDELVGEALELFSQMRNKGISPNVITYTGLIHGVCKLGQKNQALALMNEMVEQNISPDVYTFNVLIDALCKDGMVSEAQNTFNIMIQRGVEPDVVTYNSLIDGLCISDQFKEALALLKEMVGRNICPNVFTFNILIDTLCKKGLVSNAENIIKIMIQRGVEPDVVTYNSLMDGYCLCKQIDKARKLFDLMVTNGIADIFSYNILINGYCYVSSREAPNCKRAL
- the LOC122724553 gene encoding putative pentatricopeptide repeat-containing protein At1g12700, mitochondrial, giving the protein MLKLGLEPDVVTFTTLINGLCIESKMDKAVEFFDDMVAGGYQPNVYTFNVIANGLCKFGKTNVAIGLLKGMADRGCEPNVVTYGAIIDALCKDELIGEALELFSQMRNKGISPDVITYTGLIHGVCKLGQKNQALALMNEMVEQKGHRIYSPRIQVFVILHPWEMVC